A window from Mixophyes fleayi isolate aMixFle1 chromosome 12, aMixFle1.hap1, whole genome shotgun sequence encodes these proteins:
- the LOC142108350 gene encoding olfactory receptor 6N2-like — protein sequence MVSLLIWTLHVNEKNQSRFGDFQLQGFAQIEDYNICLFIIFLLTYLLTVSGNMLIIFIVRYHVHLHTPMYFFITNLALLEIWYISTTVPKLLSILVTNDNRISFYWCFAQLYQFHGLGMTECALLAVMSFDRYMAICNPLRYTSIMNERMCKQLALLCWAYGFMAATIPLMFTITVPFCGLYIDHYFCDLAPLLSLACISTSLNNTVNGSVIGFATMFNFLFILIMYINIIFSILRMRSNTGRSRAFSTCSSHITVVVLFYSTAFTVYASPKGLHSVNYDKMFALVYAMFTPLLNPIIYSLRNKEVKIALKKVIKIVCTNSEIH from the coding sequence ATGGTCTCTTTATTAATTTGGACTCTACATGTTAACGAGAAGAACCAAAGCCGGTTCGGTGACTTTCAGCTTCAGGGATTTGCTCAGATTGAGGACTATAACATTTGCCTGTTTATCATTTTCCTTCTTACCTATCTCCTCACTGTTTCCGGTAACATGCTGATCATTTTTATAGTGCGCTATCACGTGCACCTTCATACCCCTATGTACTTCTTTATAACCAACCTGGCCTTACTGGAGATCTGGTACATATCGACTACTGTACCTAAACTTCTGTCTATCCTGGTGACCAATGACAATAGGATCTCATTTTATTGGTGCTTTGCTCAGCTCTACCAGTTCCATGGACTTGGCATGACGGAATGCGCTTTGTTAGCGGTGATGTCCTTTGATCGCTATATGGCTATATGCAACCCTCTTAGATACACCTCCATAATGAACGAGAGAATGTGCAAGCAGCTGGCCCTGTTGTGTTGGGCTTATGGGTTTATGGCTGCAACTATCCCCCTGATGTTCACCATAACAGTCCCTTTCTGTGGACTGTATATAGATCATTACTTCTGTGATCTAGCACCTCTTCTAAGCTTGGCCTGTATAAGTACATCCCTTAACAATACCGTTAATGGCAGTGTCATTGGCTTCGCCActatgtttaattttttattcattttaatcatGTATATCAATATTATATTTTCCATCCTACGTATGAGATCCAACACGGGGCGAAGCAGGGCCTTCTCCACCTGTTCATCACACATCACTGTGGTGGTTCTGTTTTATAGCACTGCTTTCACTGTCTATGCCAGCCCAAAAGGACTACACTCTGTGAACTATGACAAGATGTTTGCTCTAGTATATGCCATGTTCACCCCATTGCTCAATCCAATCATTTACAGTCTGAGGAATAAAGAAGTCAAAATAGCATTAAAGAAAGTCATTAAAATTGTGTGTACCAACTCGGAAATCCATTGA